In the Brassica napus cultivar Da-Ae chromosome A7, Da-Ae, whole genome shotgun sequence genome, one interval contains:
- the LOC106352655 gene encoding probable LRR receptor-like serine/threonine-protein kinase At1g29720 isoform X3, with protein sequence MSIIFSIFILLFVIITCFLTTLSTSAASQSLHPDELNALKEIATTLGIKRLNLSAGDPCKIRTLMIIQEKQDVLLNSAKNNSIVCDCSFNNNMTCHIKVIELKTLSLPGKLPPQLAKLPYLQKIDLCLNYLSGTIPMEWASLRYLTSISVCANRLTGNLPRGLENFKNLIYLSVEANQFSGTIPDELGNMTSLTTLHLASNYFTGSLPSSLGRLVNLEDVRVCDNNFTGVIPEFIGNWSRLRKLRHLYASGLKGPIPDEVARLENLTELSISDTTGINSFPYISSSAIKNLILRNVSLSGSIPSYIWNKTDLNTLDLSFNKLTGEVEAVKAPKNTYLTGNMLSGNISAGVFLNDDKSNIDLSYNNLSLPSSCQEKSDINTYRSSNWKDNLSGMLPCAGPIKCLGYQKSLHINCGGESVNIKNSLGKINYQADNIEPTASTNQHSINWGVSNTGDFTDDGNDDDTYIISTDSPLPGEYSDLYKTARRSALSLVYYAFCLENGTYNVNLHFMEIQFTEELYMSLGRRIFDVYVQGKLFLRDFNIKEEANGTMKPIVQELKDVNVTNHVLEIRLYWAGKGTTLIPNRGYYGPLISAISLCHSQERRCGVEKTKHHTNYPMISGAIGGLVAILLLALGIYAARKRYIEDKSTKERAQGLQTNCFTWRQLQAATNNFDQANKLGEGGFGSVFKGELSNGTIIAVKQLSSESSQGNREFVNEIGMISGLNHPNLVKLYGCCVEKNQLLLVYEYMEKNSLALALFGKSSHKLNWSTRQKICVGIARGLEFLHHGSTIKMVHRDIKTTNVLLDTDFNAKISDFGLARLHDGEHSHISTKVAGTIGYMAPEYALRGHLTEKVDVYSFGIVAMEIVSGRSTVKKKGSADDVPLINWALTLEKRGDIMEVIDPILEGDFKSEEAVRMIKVALLCTNSTLSLRPTMSEAVQMLEGDLKITSVMPDHGLYGHNLSISKLMDIDTTTHGSSSTTTGTTDLEMKSSVSSYDLYPLNPESTILNS encoded by the exons ATGTCGATCATCTTCTCAATTTTTATTCTCTTATTCGTCATCATTACATGCTTCCTCACAACTCTATCAACATCGGCCGCTTCGCAATCTCTTCATCCAGATGAAT TGAACGCACTAAAGGAGATAGCTACTACACTTGGTATCAAAAGATTGAACTTGAGTGCTGGAGATCCTTGCAAAATACGAACTCTAATGATCATACAAGAAAAACAGGACGTTTTATTGAATTCCGCTAAAAATAACAGCATTGTCTGTGATTGTAGCTTCAACAACAACATGACTTGTCATATTAAAGTCAT AGAACTCAAGACCCTTAGTCTTCCAGGGAAACTTCCACCCCAGTTGGCCAAGCTCCCATACCTCCAAAAGAT CGATCTGTGCCTAAACTACCTCTCGGGTACAATTCCAATGGAGTGGGCTTCATTGCGATACCTCACTTCAAT CTCGGTCTGCGCTAATCGTTTGACTGGGAATTTACCACGTGGGTTGGAAAACTTCAAGAATCTGATATACTT ATCTGTTGAAGCAAACCAGTTCTCCGGCACCATTCCTGATGAGCTCGGTAATATGACCAGCCTAACCACATT GCATCTTGCGTCCAATTATTTTACGGGAAGCCTTCCTAGCAGTCTCGGTAGACTAGTAAACCTTGAAGACGT TAGGGTATGTGATAATAATTTTACCGGAGTCATCCCAGAATTTATAGGCAACTGGTCTCGGCTCAGAAAGCT CAGACATCTATATGCTAGTGGACTGAAAGGACCTATTCCTGATGAAGTGGCCCGCCTAGAAAATCTTACTGAACT GAGTATTAGTGATACGACTGGGATAAACTCCTTTCCATATATATCGAGCAGCGCCATTAAAAACCT GATCTTGAGGAATGTGAGTTTGTCTGGTTCTATCCCTTCTTACATCTGGAATAAGACAGACTTAAACACTTT AGATTTATCGTTTAACAAGTTGACTGGTGAAGTTGAAGCAGTAAAAGCACCCAAAAATAC CTATTTGACTGGCAATATGCTATCGGGAAACATCAGTGCTGGTGTTTTCCTAAACGACGATAAATCTAATAT TGATCTCTCTTACAACAATTTATCGTTGCCATCTAGCTGCCAAGAAAAGAG TGACATTAACACATACCGGAGCTCGAACTGGAAAGATAATTT AAGTGGGATGCTTCCATGCGCTGGTCCAATCAAGTGTCTGGGCT ATCAAAAATCATTACATATTAACTGTGGTGGCGAAAGTGTGAATATAAAAAACTCTCTGGGTAAAATCAATTATCAAGCTGATAACATTGAGCCTACCGCCTCAACAAATCAGCACTCGATTAACTGGGGAGTCAGCAACACAGGTGACTTTACCGATGATGGAAACGATGATGACACGTACATCATTTCAACTGATTCACCATTACCTGGAGAATATTCTGATCTTTATAAGACTGCACGTAGATCTGCCCTCTCTCTTGTTTATTATGCATTTTGCCTGGAAAATGGAACCTACAATGTAAACCTCCATTTCATGGAGATTCAGTTTACAGAAGAGCTATACATGAGTCTAGGTAGGCGCATATTTGATGTCTACGTCCAG GGAAAATTGTTCTTAAGAGATTTTAACATCAAAGAGGAGGCTAATGGGACTATGAAGCCTATAGTTCAAGAATTGAAAGATGTTAATGTGACCAATCATGTGTTAGAGATTCGCTTGTATTGGGCCGGGAAAGGGACAACCCTCATTCCCAACAGAGGATATTATGGTCCTCTTATCTCTGCAATTTCGTTGTGTCACA GCCAGGAGCGACGATGTGGAG TGGAGAAAACAAAACATCATACTAATTATCCCATGATTTCGGGGGCAATAGGTGGCTTGGTAGCAATTCTTCTCTTGGCTTTGGGGATATATGCAGCTCGAAAAAGATACATAGAAGACAAGAGCACAAAAGAAAGAG CTCAGGGTCTACAAACGAATTGTTTTACCTGGAGGCAACTACAAGCTGCAACAAACAATTTTGACCAAGCTAATAAACTTGGAGAAGGGGGTTTCGGATCCGTATtcaaa GGAGAACTATCAAATGGAACTATCATAGCAGTCAAGCAGCTTTCTTCTGAGTCATCCCAAGGAAATCGCGAATTTGTTAATGAGATTGGCATGATTTCAGGTCTGAATCATCCAAACCTTGTCAAGCTATATGGATGTTGTGTTGAGAAGAATCAGTTGCTTCTCGTATACGAGTACATGGAAAAGAACTCCCTTGCTCTTGCgctttttg GAAAGAGCTCCCATAAATTGAACTGGTCAACAAGACAAAAGATATGTGTTGGAATTGCAAGAGGCCTTGAGTTCCTCCACCACGGATCTACGATCAAGATGGTTCACCGTGACATAAAAACCACTAATGTGCTTCTAGACACTGACTTTAATGCAAAGATATCCGATTTTGGATTGGCTAGGCTCCATGACGGAGAACACAGTCACATTAGCACCAAAGTTGCTGGAACTAT CGGATATATGGCTCCTGAGTATGCACTACGGGGTCATTTAACAGAGAAAGTAGATGTGTACAGCTTTGGTATTGTGGCAATGGAGATTGTTAGTGGGAGGAGTActgtgaagaagaaaggaagtGCTGATGACGTCCCGCTTATAAATTGG GCGCTGACACTGGAAAAGAGAGGAGACATAATGGAGGTCATTGATCCGATCCTCGAAGGTGATTTCAAAAGCGAAGAAGCAGTGAGAATGATCAAAGTTGCTCTCCTTTGCACAAATTCAACTCTTTCACTAAGGCCAACAATGTCAGAGGCCGTGCAAATGCTTGAGGGAGATCTCAAAATAACAAGTGTTATGCCAGATCATGGTTTATATGGACATAACTTGAGCATCTCAAAACTGATGGATATAGATACTACGACACATGGTAGTTCGAGCACTACAACTGGTACGACTGATTTAGAAATGAAATCCTCTGTGTCTAGTTATGATCTTTATCCATTAAACCCTGAATCCACCATCCTTAATTCCTAA
- the LOC106352655 gene encoding probable LRR receptor-like serine/threonine-protein kinase At1g29720 isoform X6, with product MSIIFSIFILLFVIITCFLTTLSTSAASQSLHPDELNALKEIATTLGIKRLNLSAGDPCKIRTLMIIQEKQDVLLNSAKNNSIVCDCSFNNNMTCHIKVIELKTLSLPGKLPPQLAKLPYLQKIDLCLNYLSGTIPMEWASLRYLTSISVCANRLTGNLPRGLENFKNLIYLSVEANQFSGTIPDELGNMTSLTTLHLASNYFTGSLPSSLGRLVNLEDVRVCDNNFTGVIPEFIGNWSRLRKLRHLYASGLKGPIPDEVARLENLTELSISDTTGINSFPYISSSAIKNLILRNVSLSGSIPSYIWNKTDLNTLDLSFNKLTGEVEAVKAPKNTYLTGNMLSGNISAGVFLNDDKSNIDLSYNNLSLPSSCQEKRSGMLPCAGPIKCLGYQKSLHINCGGESVNIKNSLGKINYQADNIEPTASTNQHSINWGVSNTGDFTDDGNDDDTYIISTDSPLPGEYSDLYKTARRSALSLVYYAFCLENGTYNVNLHFMEIQFTEELYMSLGRRIFDVYVQGKLFLRDFNIKEEANGTMKPIVQELKDVNVTNHVLEIRLYWAGKGTTLIPNRGYYGPLISAISLCHSQERRCGVEKTKHHTNYPMISGAIGGLVAILLLALGIYAARKRYIEDKSTKERAQGLQTNCFTWRQLQAATNNFDQANKLGEGGFGSVFKGELSNGTIIAVKQLSSESSQGNREFVNEIGMISGLNHPNLVKLYGCCVEKNQLLLVYEYMEKNSLALALFGKSSHKLNWSTRQKICVGIARGLEFLHHGSTIKMVHRDIKTTNVLLDTDFNAKISDFGLARLHDGEHSHISTKVAGTIGYMAPEYALRGHLTEKVDVYSFGIVAMEIVSGRSTVKKKGSADDVPLINWALTLEKRGDIMEVIDPILEGDFKSEEAVRMIKVALLCTNSTLSLRPTMSEAVQMLEGDLKITSVMPDHGLYGHNLSISKLMDIDTTTHGSSSTTTGTTDLEMKSSVSSYDLYPLNPESTILNS from the exons ATGTCGATCATCTTCTCAATTTTTATTCTCTTATTCGTCATCATTACATGCTTCCTCACAACTCTATCAACATCGGCCGCTTCGCAATCTCTTCATCCAGATGAAT TGAACGCACTAAAGGAGATAGCTACTACACTTGGTATCAAAAGATTGAACTTGAGTGCTGGAGATCCTTGCAAAATACGAACTCTAATGATCATACAAGAAAAACAGGACGTTTTATTGAATTCCGCTAAAAATAACAGCATTGTCTGTGATTGTAGCTTCAACAACAACATGACTTGTCATATTAAAGTCAT AGAACTCAAGACCCTTAGTCTTCCAGGGAAACTTCCACCCCAGTTGGCCAAGCTCCCATACCTCCAAAAGAT CGATCTGTGCCTAAACTACCTCTCGGGTACAATTCCAATGGAGTGGGCTTCATTGCGATACCTCACTTCAAT CTCGGTCTGCGCTAATCGTTTGACTGGGAATTTACCACGTGGGTTGGAAAACTTCAAGAATCTGATATACTT ATCTGTTGAAGCAAACCAGTTCTCCGGCACCATTCCTGATGAGCTCGGTAATATGACCAGCCTAACCACATT GCATCTTGCGTCCAATTATTTTACGGGAAGCCTTCCTAGCAGTCTCGGTAGACTAGTAAACCTTGAAGACGT TAGGGTATGTGATAATAATTTTACCGGAGTCATCCCAGAATTTATAGGCAACTGGTCTCGGCTCAGAAAGCT CAGACATCTATATGCTAGTGGACTGAAAGGACCTATTCCTGATGAAGTGGCCCGCCTAGAAAATCTTACTGAACT GAGTATTAGTGATACGACTGGGATAAACTCCTTTCCATATATATCGAGCAGCGCCATTAAAAACCT GATCTTGAGGAATGTGAGTTTGTCTGGTTCTATCCCTTCTTACATCTGGAATAAGACAGACTTAAACACTTT AGATTTATCGTTTAACAAGTTGACTGGTGAAGTTGAAGCAGTAAAAGCACCCAAAAATAC CTATTTGACTGGCAATATGCTATCGGGAAACATCAGTGCTGGTGTTTTCCTAAACGACGATAAATCTAATAT TGATCTCTCTTACAACAATTTATCGTTGCCATCTAGCTGCCAAGAAAAGAG AAGTGGGATGCTTCCATGCGCTGGTCCAATCAAGTGTCTGGGCT ATCAAAAATCATTACATATTAACTGTGGTGGCGAAAGTGTGAATATAAAAAACTCTCTGGGTAAAATCAATTATCAAGCTGATAACATTGAGCCTACCGCCTCAACAAATCAGCACTCGATTAACTGGGGAGTCAGCAACACAGGTGACTTTACCGATGATGGAAACGATGATGACACGTACATCATTTCAACTGATTCACCATTACCTGGAGAATATTCTGATCTTTATAAGACTGCACGTAGATCTGCCCTCTCTCTTGTTTATTATGCATTTTGCCTGGAAAATGGAACCTACAATGTAAACCTCCATTTCATGGAGATTCAGTTTACAGAAGAGCTATACATGAGTCTAGGTAGGCGCATATTTGATGTCTACGTCCAG GGAAAATTGTTCTTAAGAGATTTTAACATCAAAGAGGAGGCTAATGGGACTATGAAGCCTATAGTTCAAGAATTGAAAGATGTTAATGTGACCAATCATGTGTTAGAGATTCGCTTGTATTGGGCCGGGAAAGGGACAACCCTCATTCCCAACAGAGGATATTATGGTCCTCTTATCTCTGCAATTTCGTTGTGTCACA GCCAGGAGCGACGATGTGGAG TGGAGAAAACAAAACATCATACTAATTATCCCATGATTTCGGGGGCAATAGGTGGCTTGGTAGCAATTCTTCTCTTGGCTTTGGGGATATATGCAGCTCGAAAAAGATACATAGAAGACAAGAGCACAAAAGAAAGAG CTCAGGGTCTACAAACGAATTGTTTTACCTGGAGGCAACTACAAGCTGCAACAAACAATTTTGACCAAGCTAATAAACTTGGAGAAGGGGGTTTCGGATCCGTATtcaaa GGAGAACTATCAAATGGAACTATCATAGCAGTCAAGCAGCTTTCTTCTGAGTCATCCCAAGGAAATCGCGAATTTGTTAATGAGATTGGCATGATTTCAGGTCTGAATCATCCAAACCTTGTCAAGCTATATGGATGTTGTGTTGAGAAGAATCAGTTGCTTCTCGTATACGAGTACATGGAAAAGAACTCCCTTGCTCTTGCgctttttg GAAAGAGCTCCCATAAATTGAACTGGTCAACAAGACAAAAGATATGTGTTGGAATTGCAAGAGGCCTTGAGTTCCTCCACCACGGATCTACGATCAAGATGGTTCACCGTGACATAAAAACCACTAATGTGCTTCTAGACACTGACTTTAATGCAAAGATATCCGATTTTGGATTGGCTAGGCTCCATGACGGAGAACACAGTCACATTAGCACCAAAGTTGCTGGAACTAT CGGATATATGGCTCCTGAGTATGCACTACGGGGTCATTTAACAGAGAAAGTAGATGTGTACAGCTTTGGTATTGTGGCAATGGAGATTGTTAGTGGGAGGAGTActgtgaagaagaaaggaagtGCTGATGACGTCCCGCTTATAAATTGG GCGCTGACACTGGAAAAGAGAGGAGACATAATGGAGGTCATTGATCCGATCCTCGAAGGTGATTTCAAAAGCGAAGAAGCAGTGAGAATGATCAAAGTTGCTCTCCTTTGCACAAATTCAACTCTTTCACTAAGGCCAACAATGTCAGAGGCCGTGCAAATGCTTGAGGGAGATCTCAAAATAACAAGTGTTATGCCAGATCATGGTTTATATGGACATAACTTGAGCATCTCAAAACTGATGGATATAGATACTACGACACATGGTAGTTCGAGCACTACAACTGGTACGACTGATTTAGAAATGAAATCCTCTGTGTCTAGTTATGATCTTTATCCATTAAACCCTGAATCCACCATCCTTAATTCCTAA
- the LOC106352655 gene encoding probable LRR receptor-like serine/threonine-protein kinase At1g29720 isoform X2, whose protein sequence is MSIIFSIFILLFVIITCFLTTLSTSAASQSLHPDELNALKEIATTLGIKRLNLSAGDPCKIRTLMIIQEKQDVLLNSAKNNSIVCDCSFNNNMTCHIKVIELKTLSLPGKLPPQLAKLPYLQKIDLCLNYLSGTIPMEWASLRYLTSISVCANRLTGNLPRGLENFKNLIYLSVEANQFSGTIPDELGNMTSLTTLHLASNYFTGSLPSSLGRLVNLEDVRVCDNNFTGVIPEFIGNWSRLRKLHLYASGLKGPIPDEVARLENLTELSISDTTGINSFPYISSSAIKNLILRNVSLSGSIPSYIWNKTDLNTFLRRDLSFNKLTGEVEAVKAPKNTYLTGNMLSGNISAGVFLNDDKSNIDLSYNNLSLPSSCQEKSDINTYRSSNWKDNLSGMLPCAGPIKCLGYQKSLHINCGGESVNIKNSLGKINYQADNIEPTASTNQHSINWGVSNTGDFTDDGNDDDTYIISTDSPLPGEYSDLYKTARRSALSLVYYAFCLENGTYNVNLHFMEIQFTEELYMSLGRRIFDVYVQGKLFLRDFNIKEEANGTMKPIVQELKDVNVTNHVLEIRLYWAGKGTTLIPNRGYYGPLISAISLCHSQERRCGVEKTKHHTNYPMISGAIGGLVAILLLALGIYAARKRYIEDKSTKERAQGLQTNCFTWRQLQAATNNFDQANKLGEGGFGSVFKGELSNGTIIAVKQLSSESSQGNREFVNEIGMISGLNHPNLVKLYGCCVEKNQLLLVYEYMEKNSLALALFGKSSHKLNWSTRQKICVGIARGLEFLHHGSTIKMVHRDIKTTNVLLDTDFNAKISDFGLARLHDGEHSHISTKVAGTIGYMAPEYALRGHLTEKVDVYSFGIVAMEIVSGRSTVKKKGSADDVPLINWALTLEKRGDIMEVIDPILEGDFKSEEAVRMIKVALLCTNSTLSLRPTMSEAVQMLEGDLKITSVMPDHGLYGHNLSISKLMDIDTTTHGSSSTTTGTTDLEMKSSVSSYDLYPLNPESTILNS, encoded by the exons ATGTCGATCATCTTCTCAATTTTTATTCTCTTATTCGTCATCATTACATGCTTCCTCACAACTCTATCAACATCGGCCGCTTCGCAATCTCTTCATCCAGATGAAT TGAACGCACTAAAGGAGATAGCTACTACACTTGGTATCAAAAGATTGAACTTGAGTGCTGGAGATCCTTGCAAAATACGAACTCTAATGATCATACAAGAAAAACAGGACGTTTTATTGAATTCCGCTAAAAATAACAGCATTGTCTGTGATTGTAGCTTCAACAACAACATGACTTGTCATATTAAAGTCAT AGAACTCAAGACCCTTAGTCTTCCAGGGAAACTTCCACCCCAGTTGGCCAAGCTCCCATACCTCCAAAAGAT CGATCTGTGCCTAAACTACCTCTCGGGTACAATTCCAATGGAGTGGGCTTCATTGCGATACCTCACTTCAAT CTCGGTCTGCGCTAATCGTTTGACTGGGAATTTACCACGTGGGTTGGAAAACTTCAAGAATCTGATATACTT ATCTGTTGAAGCAAACCAGTTCTCCGGCACCATTCCTGATGAGCTCGGTAATATGACCAGCCTAACCACATT GCATCTTGCGTCCAATTATTTTACGGGAAGCCTTCCTAGCAGTCTCGGTAGACTAGTAAACCTTGAAGACGT TAGGGTATGTGATAATAATTTTACCGGAGTCATCCCAGAATTTATAGGCAACTGGTCTCGGCTCAGAAAGCT ACATCTATATGCTAGTGGACTGAAAGGACCTATTCCTGATGAAGTGGCCCGCCTAGAAAATCTTACTGAACT GAGTATTAGTGATACGACTGGGATAAACTCCTTTCCATATATATCGAGCAGCGCCATTAAAAACCT GATCTTGAGGAATGTGAGTTTGTCTGGTTCTATCCCTTCTTACATCTGGAATAAGACAGACTTAAACACTTT TTTGCGCAGAGATTTATCGTTTAACAAGTTGACTGGTGAAGTTGAAGCAGTAAAAGCACCCAAAAATAC CTATTTGACTGGCAATATGCTATCGGGAAACATCAGTGCTGGTGTTTTCCTAAACGACGATAAATCTAATAT TGATCTCTCTTACAACAATTTATCGTTGCCATCTAGCTGCCAAGAAAAGAG TGACATTAACACATACCGGAGCTCGAACTGGAAAGATAATTT AAGTGGGATGCTTCCATGCGCTGGTCCAATCAAGTGTCTGGGCT ATCAAAAATCATTACATATTAACTGTGGTGGCGAAAGTGTGAATATAAAAAACTCTCTGGGTAAAATCAATTATCAAGCTGATAACATTGAGCCTACCGCCTCAACAAATCAGCACTCGATTAACTGGGGAGTCAGCAACACAGGTGACTTTACCGATGATGGAAACGATGATGACACGTACATCATTTCAACTGATTCACCATTACCTGGAGAATATTCTGATCTTTATAAGACTGCACGTAGATCTGCCCTCTCTCTTGTTTATTATGCATTTTGCCTGGAAAATGGAACCTACAATGTAAACCTCCATTTCATGGAGATTCAGTTTACAGAAGAGCTATACATGAGTCTAGGTAGGCGCATATTTGATGTCTACGTCCAG GGAAAATTGTTCTTAAGAGATTTTAACATCAAAGAGGAGGCTAATGGGACTATGAAGCCTATAGTTCAAGAATTGAAAGATGTTAATGTGACCAATCATGTGTTAGAGATTCGCTTGTATTGGGCCGGGAAAGGGACAACCCTCATTCCCAACAGAGGATATTATGGTCCTCTTATCTCTGCAATTTCGTTGTGTCACA GCCAGGAGCGACGATGTGGAG TGGAGAAAACAAAACATCATACTAATTATCCCATGATTTCGGGGGCAATAGGTGGCTTGGTAGCAATTCTTCTCTTGGCTTTGGGGATATATGCAGCTCGAAAAAGATACATAGAAGACAAGAGCACAAAAGAAAGAG CTCAGGGTCTACAAACGAATTGTTTTACCTGGAGGCAACTACAAGCTGCAACAAACAATTTTGACCAAGCTAATAAACTTGGAGAAGGGGGTTTCGGATCCGTATtcaaa GGAGAACTATCAAATGGAACTATCATAGCAGTCAAGCAGCTTTCTTCTGAGTCATCCCAAGGAAATCGCGAATTTGTTAATGAGATTGGCATGATTTCAGGTCTGAATCATCCAAACCTTGTCAAGCTATATGGATGTTGTGTTGAGAAGAATCAGTTGCTTCTCGTATACGAGTACATGGAAAAGAACTCCCTTGCTCTTGCgctttttg GAAAGAGCTCCCATAAATTGAACTGGTCAACAAGACAAAAGATATGTGTTGGAATTGCAAGAGGCCTTGAGTTCCTCCACCACGGATCTACGATCAAGATGGTTCACCGTGACATAAAAACCACTAATGTGCTTCTAGACACTGACTTTAATGCAAAGATATCCGATTTTGGATTGGCTAGGCTCCATGACGGAGAACACAGTCACATTAGCACCAAAGTTGCTGGAACTAT CGGATATATGGCTCCTGAGTATGCACTACGGGGTCATTTAACAGAGAAAGTAGATGTGTACAGCTTTGGTATTGTGGCAATGGAGATTGTTAGTGGGAGGAGTActgtgaagaagaaaggaagtGCTGATGACGTCCCGCTTATAAATTGG GCGCTGACACTGGAAAAGAGAGGAGACATAATGGAGGTCATTGATCCGATCCTCGAAGGTGATTTCAAAAGCGAAGAAGCAGTGAGAATGATCAAAGTTGCTCTCCTTTGCACAAATTCAACTCTTTCACTAAGGCCAACAATGTCAGAGGCCGTGCAAATGCTTGAGGGAGATCTCAAAATAACAAGTGTTATGCCAGATCATGGTTTATATGGACATAACTTGAGCATCTCAAAACTGATGGATATAGATACTACGACACATGGTAGTTCGAGCACTACAACTGGTACGACTGATTTAGAAATGAAATCCTCTGTGTCTAGTTATGATCTTTATCCATTAAACCCTGAATCCACCATCCTTAATTCCTAA